Proteins encoded by one window of Kiritimatiellales bacterium:
- a CDS encoding biopolymer transporter ExbD codes for MKRSECEAVLYLHRTFRPRRRTGRGFLTGTVFLDAALLTVAFLLATSPFVLKPGIELELPDAASVGGIRYNDTVLSISSAGLFFFNDELVAPDNLEAVLTAAVQNSAGAALILEADRAVPQSTAAAVYDAAARAGFKRILIATQNTAR; via the coding sequence ATGAAGCGTAGCGAATGCGAAGCCGTGCTTTATCTGCACCGCACGTTCCGGCCGCGCCGGCGAACCGGCCGCGGATTTCTGACCGGCACCGTTTTTCTTGATGCCGCGTTGCTCACCGTCGCGTTTCTGCTCGCAACTTCGCCGTTCGTGCTGAAACCCGGCATTGAGCTCGAGCTGCCGGATGCAGCGTCTGTCGGCGGCATCCGTTACAACGACACCGTACTCAGCATTTCAAGCGCAGGACTCTTCTTCTTCAACGACGAGCTCGTCGCGCCGGACAATCTTGAAGCTGTGCTCACCGCCGCCGTGCAAAACAGTGCCGGTGCGGCGTTAATTCTTGAGGCCGATCGCGCCGTACCGCAATCCACTGCCGCCGCTGTGTACGATGCGGCCGCCCGCGCCGGATTCAAACGCATATTGATTGCCACTCAAAACACTGCCCGATGA
- a CDS encoding ribbon-helix-helix domain-containing protein, protein MNVTVNISFEDKLLAEIDTEARRESRSRSELLREAARAYVQRKQRWQDIFAMGRSIAAAKGLTPADVSKEISTHRQAKRRTSV, encoded by the coding sequence ATGAATGTAACCGTTAATATTTCATTTGAAGATAAACTGCTTGCCGAAATTGATACCGAAGCCCGGCGCGAATCACGGTCACGGTCGGAATTACTGCGCGAAGCCGCACGCGCGTATGTGCAACGCAAGCAGCGCTGGCAGGATATTTTTGCAATGGGGCGGAGCATTGCTGCGGCAAAAGGATTAACTCCGGCTGATGTGTCCAAAGAAATTTCAACCCATCGCCAGGCTAAACGCAGGACGAGTGTCTGA
- a CDS encoding MotA/TolQ/ExbB proton channel family protein, translated as MSEWINSGGAVMWLILAGGLIALIIFLERLFHLHRAQIKTADFLNGIYTNVRHGNIIEAISICDQTPGPAAHLVRTALLHRDEPKEELLNAVQQAGIHEIPRLERHMNMLISLAQILPLLGLLGTVLGLLTLLVALQAGSPLAEIGDLSAGLRSALLTTAGGLITGIPAYAGYHFLVGRVESIALDMEQTANDIIYFLKHDRGAVHEA; from the coding sequence ATGAGTGAATGGATCAACAGCGGCGGCGCAGTGATGTGGCTCATTCTGGCCGGCGGACTGATAGCACTGATTATTTTTCTGGAACGCCTGTTTCATCTGCATCGCGCGCAGATCAAAACGGCGGATTTTCTCAACGGAATTTACACCAATGTCCGGCACGGCAACATCATTGAAGCCATCAGTATTTGCGACCAGACACCCGGACCGGCCGCGCACCTCGTGCGCACCGCCCTGCTCCACCGCGACGAACCGAAAGAGGAGCTCCTGAACGCGGTACAGCAGGCGGGGATTCACGAAATCCCGCGCCTCGAACGCCATATGAATATGCTCATTTCGCTGGCGCAGATTCTGCCGCTGCTCGGACTGCTCGGCACGGTGCTCGGACTGCTCACCCTGCTCGTCGCGCTGCAGGCCGGCTCGCCGCTGGCTGAAATCGGCGATTTATCCGCCGGACTCCGGAGCGCGCTGCTCACCACCGCCGGCGGGCTCATCACCGGCATTCCGGCATACGCCGGATATCATTTTCTTGTCGGCCGCGTTGAATCCATCGCGCTCGATATGGAACAGACGGCGAACGACATCATTTACTTTCTGAAACACGACCGCGGAGCAGTCCATGAAGCGTAG
- a CDS encoding uroporphyrinogen decarboxylase family protein, with product MSRQRALDAINGRMSDRIPQYDSPDNILLAQKIVSYDIWKDPERTMLDLLKYYDIDMMHFIPNRTAEWNFPLVRYYNDAEYIENSDTLPYLNVYKNPADKPYRSMYDNLQMQCSASFWGLSPTLAMKKYCFDSPEDVLEFNPLEHDTFSFDERKDFFRRYYKQKQDLLGDSGLFIGWYYHTLFMWPVEIFGWENFMLAAMSDPERFAEILDQFFELTKRDVLAMAQVPDLPLIGCHDDLCNANGPMFNPGWYREFIYDRYSELTHALRDAGKKSLFVCDGNVVPVLDDLVTVGFDGIGIDGHSDLEAVIKVFTGKIITGGLRASVVSNGTPEEIESMVKKTAALVKDEPGYFFKSSGMSGRTSLQNIDHYQKCIQLYGQR from the coding sequence ATGAGCAGACAAAGAGCATTGGATGCAATTAACGGCAGAATGAGCGATCGTATTCCACAATATGATTCTCCGGACAATATACTGCTGGCTCAAAAAATTGTGTCATATGACATCTGGAAAGATCCGGAACGGACCATGCTCGACCTGTTGAAATATTATGACATCGATATGATGCATTTTATTCCCAACAGGACGGCGGAATGGAACTTTCCGCTGGTTCGCTATTACAATGATGCCGAGTATATTGAAAACAGCGATACGCTTCCTTATTTAAACGTTTATAAAAATCCGGCGGATAAACCGTATCGTTCGATGTATGACAACCTGCAGATGCAATGCTCTGCGTCGTTCTGGGGTTTGTCGCCGACGCTGGCAATGAAAAAGTATTGTTTCGATTCGCCGGAGGATGTACTGGAATTTAATCCATTGGAACACGACACGTTTTCGTTTGATGAGCGGAAGGATTTTTTCCGGCGCTATTATAAACAGAAGCAGGATTTGCTGGGCGACAGCGGTTTATTCATCGGCTGGTATTATCATACGCTGTTCATGTGGCCGGTGGAAATTTTCGGCTGGGAAAATTTCATGCTGGCCGCCATGTCCGACCCTGAACGGTTCGCAGAAATTCTGGATCAGTTTTTTGAACTGACCAAACGGGATGTATTGGCAATGGCTCAGGTGCCGGATCTTCCGTTGATCGGCTGTCACGACGATTTATGCAACGCAAACGGTCCGATGTTTAATCCCGGCTGGTACCGCGAATTTATTTATGACCGGTATAGCGAGCTGACGCATGCGTTGCGTGACGCCGGAAAAAAATCATTGTTTGTTTGCGACGGCAACGTGGTTCCGGTTCTGGATGACCTTGTCACCGTTGGATTCGACGGAATCGGCATCGACGGTCATTCCGATTTAGAAGCGGTAATAAAAGTATTTACCGGAAAAATTATTACAGGAGGGTTGCGTGCCTCGGTTGTCAGCAATGGAACACCGGAAGAAATTGAATCAATGGTTAAAAAAACGGCGGCGCTGGTAAAAGACGAGCCGGGATATTTTTTTAAAAGCAGCGGAATGTCGGGCAGGACATCGCTTCAAAATATTGATCATTATCAAAAATGCATTCAACTCTACGGACAACGGTAA
- the tatC gene encoding twin-arginine translocase subunit TatC gives MKNPFKKLKERMTLEDREQPFLEHLEAFRKMLVRCVITVAVCTAVCIPFVKPVIRWLQAPIIKTAAARNYDYELITTTPVEGFLQVVKVIFATGILISLPLLIFFIAQFVLPGLKPNERKLLTYGGIFGGILFAAGVAMCYSMSLPVAVGIMFYFNDYLGTVANWKIDKYLGFVLQLLIGFGLAFELPLILLLAGRMGLVTVEQLTKYRRHVIVGILVVAMVLTPPDVITQLQMAIPLYILYECCILILRLMTRRKRVNENESAEIKEKGTEE, from the coding sequence ATGAAAAACCCGTTCAAAAAACTGAAAGAACGGATGACACTCGAAGATCGCGAACAGCCGTTTCTGGAACATCTCGAGGCATTCCGTAAGATGCTCGTCCGGTGCGTAATAACGGTTGCCGTCTGCACCGCAGTTTGCATACCGTTTGTCAAACCGGTGATCCGCTGGCTGCAGGCGCCGATTATTAAAACTGCGGCGGCGCGCAATTATGATTATGAACTGATCACTACCACGCCGGTGGAAGGATTCCTGCAGGTGGTAAAAGTGATTTTTGCCACCGGAATTTTAATCAGCCTGCCGCTGCTGATCTTTTTCATTGCGCAGTTTGTATTGCCGGGACTTAAGCCGAACGAACGAAAACTGCTGACGTACGGCGGGATTTTCGGTGGTATTCTGTTCGCCGCCGGCGTTGCCATGTGCTATTCTATGTCGTTGCCGGTGGCCGTCGGCATCATGTTTTATTTCAACGATTATCTCGGTACCGTTGCGAACTGGAAAATTGATAAATATCTCGGATTTGTGCTGCAGCTCCTGATCGGCTTCGGGCTCGCATTTGAACTGCCGCTCATTCTGCTGCTCGCCGGACGCATGGGGCTTGTTACTGTCGAACAGCTTACGAAATACCGGCGACACGTAATCGTTGGAATTCTGGTAGTGGCTATGGTCCTTACCCCGCCGGATGTTATTACGCAGTTGCAAATGGCAATTCCGTTGTACATTTTATACGAATGCTGTATTTTAATTCTGCGTCTGATGACACGGCGTAAGCGGGTCAATGAAAACGAATCCGCTGAGATCAAAGAGAAAGGAACTGAAGAATGA
- a CDS encoding right-handed parallel beta-helix repeat-containing protein produces the protein MKMIQQAKYIAVLISLSVRIYCIETDDPVKTLTSLPAGTPAEITIAPGTYKLPAGGFSFKKLQDVKINAAGVIFIATEPRKQALRLEACTNVTIDGLTIDYDPLPFTQGTITSIDAAAYTADFTVHDGYPDLTKDYLVKRFHLFAADQPRWKEGAPEYYIKRVESLSARTGRIYLQAIPAEFAFLEVGDRVVFNLRSSHTVNIMDGCKDITLENFTIHAGPGAAIIIRFAENAGTYKRVRVIPGPLPAGATEERLFSTCADGFNVAYTRAGPILEDSEFAYMGDDSVNLHGVALPVMKWENSRACLTMRPFIDSFNEILRPGDEVRFLAEPDYRLVATAEIKEMSKVAMPDASWMKRIKEIWPTKSDEKATFYRVRFDRDVKFPADGLYFEVFAISAPDYIIRNCWFHDHRGRGLRLMTGNGLVESNRFERIKDAGISAGHSLGFWKEAGWVENVIIRNNIIKDTGMGARVLTEKSYTLGAISIFAENKPLGKDTPYYPGNRNLQIIGNTIEGYPLDGIHIAAAKDVLVEGNTIRRVNLKTVPDAGRLYGVSSGGPVTVQFSESVTVTNNIVVQ, from the coding sequence ATGAAGATGATTCAGCAGGCAAAATATATTGCGGTTCTTATTTCACTGTCAGTCCGGATATACTGTATCGAGACAGATGATCCGGTAAAAACATTAACGTCTCTTCCCGCGGGAACACCGGCGGAAATAACAATCGCGCCCGGTACGTACAAACTGCCTGCCGGCGGATTCAGCTTTAAAAAACTTCAGGATGTTAAAATCAATGCGGCCGGTGTTATTTTTATTGCCACGGAGCCGCGGAAACAGGCGCTTCGTCTGGAAGCCTGTACGAACGTAACGATTGACGGTTTGACGATTGATTATGATCCGTTGCCGTTTACGCAGGGCACAATCACGTCGATTGATGCCGCGGCGTACACCGCAGATTTTACCGTGCATGACGGGTATCCGGATTTAACGAAAGATTATCTTGTTAAACGGTTCCATCTGTTTGCCGCCGATCAGCCTCGCTGGAAAGAGGGTGCGCCGGAATATTATATTAAACGTGTTGAAAGTCTGAGCGCACGTACCGGCCGGATTTATTTGCAGGCGATTCCCGCGGAGTTTGCTTTTCTGGAAGTCGGCGACCGGGTGGTATTTAATCTGCGGTCTTCGCACACGGTGAACATTATGGACGGGTGCAAAGATATAACATTAGAAAATTTCACAATCCATGCCGGTCCCGGCGCGGCAATTATCATACGGTTTGCAGAAAATGCCGGGACGTATAAACGGGTGCGGGTTATTCCCGGACCGCTGCCGGCAGGTGCAACGGAAGAGCGACTTTTTTCTACCTGTGCAGACGGGTTTAATGTTGCGTATACGCGGGCAGGACCGATATTAGAAGACAGCGAATTCGCCTATATGGGCGATGATTCTGTGAATTTGCACGGTGTTGCGCTGCCGGTGATGAAATGGGAAAATTCCCGCGCCTGTCTCACCATGCGGCCTTTTATTGATTCGTTTAATGAAATACTTCGCCCGGGTGATGAAGTGCGCTTTCTGGCGGAACCGGATTATCGTCTGGTTGCAACCGCGGAAATCAAAGAAATGTCTAAAGTTGCGATGCCGGATGCTTCCTGGATGAAAAGAATCAAGGAAATCTGGCCGACCAAGAGTGATGAAAAAGCGACATTTTATCGAGTCCGGTTTGATCGTGATGTGAAATTTCCGGCGGATGGACTGTATTTTGAAGTTTTCGCCATCAGTGCGCCGGATTATATCATCCGCAACTGCTGGTTCCATGACCACCGGGGCAGAGGATTGCGTTTAATGACCGGAAACGGTCTGGTTGAAAGCAACCGGTTTGAGCGCATCAAAGATGCCGGAATCAGTGCCGGACATTCTCTCGGATTCTGGAAAGAAGCCGGCTGGGTTGAAAATGTAATCATCAGAAATAATATCATTAAAGATACGGGCATGGGCGCCAGAGTACTGACGGAGAAAAGCTACACTCTAGGTGCAATATCAATTTTTGCAGAGAATAAACCGTTAGGTAAAGATACGCCGTATTATCCGGGGAATCGTAATTTACAGATTATTGGGAATACAATTGAAGGATACCCGTTGGACGGAATTCACATCGCTGCCGCAAAAGATGTTTTGGTTGAAGGCAACACAATCCGGCGGGTTAATCTGAAAACCGTTCCGGATGCCGGCCGGTTGTATGGCGTAAGTTCCGGCGGGCCTGTTACGGTGCAGTTTTCTGAATCCGTTACAGTCACGAATAATATTGTGGTTCAATAA
- a CDS encoding uroporphyrinogen decarboxylase family protein, with protein sequence MPAKPEIEKSAAKKKVDPFFFRIKGVQDGKPANGLIWHLERTIGNQLPPTEDRFVIKDGRKVLNSTAFRTMIRRQKDIPPAFYNTVYNQADYTETEDGQYDVLTWNTPRGQVTGRLHNSHFTEYPVKTIDDVDVWTFLYENMAFQANPVWFERNTAEQVNFDVNWSPVQQLLQFDMGMENFYCFLADEPERMERLITAMHERFKDRLRLGLSLFKNASWMYCAENTSSTAISPAYYRKLTLPHIREYARIAHEKNVRLIVHMCGLLKDLADCFPETGMDGIDSVTPPPLGDTPYKLIRDTCGQDFTIIGRLNACLWVGKSKSEIQSIVRRQIYLKLLTTPFWLMVSTDALSDIPYDDVMNLYDALETMEW encoded by the coding sequence ATGCCGGCAAAACCTGAAATTGAAAAATCTGCAGCGAAAAAAAAGGTGGATCCGTTTTTTTTCAGAATCAAAGGTGTTCAGGATGGTAAACCTGCCAACGGATTGATCTGGCATCTTGAGCGAACGATTGGCAATCAGCTGCCCCCGACCGAAGATCGGTTTGTAATAAAAGATGGTCGCAAGGTGCTAAACTCAACTGCATTTCGCACCATGATACGCCGTCAGAAAGATATTCCGCCGGCATTTTATAATACAGTTTATAATCAGGCGGATTATACTGAAACAGAGGATGGCCAATACGATGTATTAACGTGGAACACTCCGCGGGGGCAGGTCACGGGCAGATTGCATAACAGTCATTTTACAGAATACCCGGTTAAAACGATTGATGATGTCGATGTCTGGACGTTTCTTTATGAAAACATGGCGTTTCAGGCAAATCCGGTGTGGTTCGAAAGAAACACCGCGGAACAAGTCAATTTTGATGTGAACTGGTCGCCGGTGCAGCAGTTGTTGCAGTTCGATATGGGAATGGAAAATTTTTACTGTTTTCTGGCGGATGAGCCGGAAAGAATGGAACGGCTGATAACCGCCATGCATGAACGCTTTAAAGACAGGTTGCGGCTGGGGCTGTCTCTTTTTAAAAACGCGTCATGGATGTACTGTGCAGAGAATACGTCGTCGACCGCAATTTCTCCGGCGTACTATCGCAAGCTTACCCTGCCGCATATACGGGAATATGCCCGGATTGCTCATGAAAAAAATGTCCGGCTGATTGTTCACATGTGCGGTCTGCTTAAAGATCTGGCGGATTGTTTTCCTGAAACCGGAATGGACGGCATTGATTCTGTGACGCCGCCGCCGCTTGGCGATACGCCTTATAAATTAATCAGGGATACATGCGGGCAGGACTTTACGATTATCGGTCGGTTGAACGCCTGTCTGTGGGTCGGAAAAAGTAAATCAGAAATACAGTCGATTGTCCGGCGGCAGATTTATCTAAAACTTTTGACGACGCCTTTCTGGCTGATGGTTTCAACCGATGCGCTGTCTGATATTCCGTATGATGATGTAATGAATTTATATGACGCATTGGAAACAATGGAGTGGTAG
- a CDS encoding SGNH/GDSL hydrolase family protein: MPVKIKNGETILFIGDSITDCLHREKLHAPLGCGYVRIFADMLTVREPQKKITVANHGISGNNVGDLRDRWHDDVLEIAPDWLSIAIGINDLHHTFEGRISMPVEQFGNIYDQILSQTKKRLPDCNILLIDPFYMSRDKTSDSFRARILRALPAYIDTVHQLSRKYQTRLVKTHELFQKQLKYHKLEVFSSEPIHPNSAGHLLIAEAVYNALSL; this comes from the coding sequence ATGCCGGTAAAAATTAAAAACGGTGAAACAATCCTGTTTATAGGCGACAGTATTACGGATTGTCTTCACCGTGAAAAACTCCATGCGCCGTTAGGTTGCGGTTATGTCCGCATTTTTGCCGACATGCTCACCGTTCGTGAGCCGCAGAAAAAAATAACCGTAGCCAATCACGGAATCAGCGGAAACAATGTCGGCGATTTGCGCGACCGGTGGCACGACGATGTACTCGAAATTGCACCGGACTGGCTGTCCATCGCCATCGGCATAAATGATCTGCACCATACATTTGAGGGGCGCATCAGCATGCCGGTGGAACAGTTCGGGAATATTTACGATCAGATACTTTCCCAAACAAAAAAACGTCTGCCGGACTGTAACATTCTGTTAATCGACCCGTTTTATATGAGCCGTGACAAAACATCGGACTCGTTTCGTGCGCGTATATTACGGGCTCTTCCGGCGTATATCGACACGGTTCATCAGTTAAGCCGGAAGTATCAAACCCGGTTAGTCAAAACTCACGAACTGTTCCAAAAGCAGTTAAAATATCATAAACTTGAAGTGTTCAGTTCCGAGCCGATACATCCGAACTCTGCAGGGCATTTGCTGATCGCAGAAGCCGTTTACAATGCATTGTCTCTGTAA
- a CDS encoding putative toxin-antitoxin system toxin component, PIN family → MSAPVRIVLDSNVIISAILFGGIPARIFNPVMDGSVVCFTSLPVMDEVRDVLLRKKFGLSAEQAFLIVRELHDLFHVVTPRRTISGVCSDPDDDRILECALEADAHFIVSGDAHLLQIKQWEKIQIVTPAQFLKKIEKI, encoded by the coding sequence ATGTCCGCCCCGGTACGCATCGTGCTGGATTCAAATGTGATTATTTCTGCAATTCTGTTCGGAGGAATTCCCGCCCGCATTTTCAATCCTGTCATGGATGGAAGCGTTGTATGTTTTACCTCGCTGCCGGTCATGGATGAGGTCCGTGATGTTCTTTTGCGTAAAAAATTCGGATTAAGCGCAGAGCAGGCATTTCTTATTGTAAGGGAATTACATGATCTTTTTCACGTTGTGACCCCGCGCCGGACAATTTCCGGTGTTTGTTCAGACCCGGATGATGACCGTATTCTGGAGTGTGCCTTAGAAGCAGATGCACATTTTATTGTTTCCGGTGACGCGCATTTATTACAAATAAAACAATGGGAAAAAATTCAGATTGTTACGCCGGCACAATTTCTAAAGAAAATTGAAAAAATCTAA
- a CDS encoding tetratricopeptide repeat protein — MDFRRLLLFGAAFIAVSVLFAQDAEQPALHKAALDLTQKADALLAGRQFAEAEQAFQAVLDVAGEPKLQAHALAGKGWSLWEQQRFEEAAMAFENAAEKSEPRATALVKAGDARLAAKQFRQAIENYKRAAETHEHTELAARALYQSGVANLFAEQIDAARKDFAQTEISFPGSEFAIRAAFQLAEILKRNQQWTAAAEEYRRIAAQYPEPAAQSAATHQQGLIFYRTGKWEDAQQTFDEVYNRWPESDEAVQAYYMRGFCRYLQGDMDEAVKICQRFIETYPDSAWNPEVVFWLGEHYYNRGDYEKAEQQFLEIAERFPEHDLADEALFWSGSALMHRRHFLDAFNMYGRLVRTAPASPLIQNTRFAQGEALTALGEFARAILAYEEAVRISPDSEMAVRARGRRADCLYTLAAADPARYAEAITAYQSLAKRPALPLALQLQTLYKIARSEEKSGQNERALEYYLTAVNSGAVQTEPMPADAAFWFARAAFCAAGQPPPDEAVKIYQQVTAAGVPAQEEAQRQLEERKAGKLE, encoded by the coding sequence ATGGATTTCCGGCGGTTACTTCTGTTTGGGGCGGCGTTTATCGCAGTATCTGTGCTGTTTGCACAGGATGCAGAACAGCCGGCGCTGCACAAAGCTGCGCTGGATCTGACTCAAAAGGCGGATGCCCTGCTCGCCGGCAGGCAGTTTGCAGAAGCGGAACAGGCATTTCAGGCGGTTCTGGATGTGGCCGGCGAGCCGAAGCTGCAGGCGCATGCGCTGGCCGGCAAAGGCTGGAGTCTTTGGGAACAGCAGCGCTTTGAAGAAGCGGCGATGGCATTCGAAAACGCCGCCGAAAAATCTGAACCGCGTGCAACAGCACTGGTGAAAGCAGGGGATGCGCGGCTCGCAGCAAAACAATTCCGGCAGGCGATAGAAAACTATAAACGCGCGGCGGAAACGCACGAACATACAGAACTGGCGGCGCGCGCGCTGTACCAAAGCGGCGTAGCCAATCTGTTTGCAGAACAGATCGACGCCGCGCGCAAGGATTTTGCACAGACTGAAATATCTTTTCCCGGCAGCGAGTTTGCCATTCGGGCGGCGTTTCAACTGGCGGAAATATTAAAGCGGAATCAGCAGTGGACGGCAGCGGCGGAAGAATACCGGCGGATCGCTGCGCAGTATCCGGAACCGGCGGCGCAGTCCGCTGCAACGCATCAGCAGGGGCTGATTTTCTACCGCACCGGAAAATGGGAAGACGCGCAGCAGACGTTTGACGAGGTGTACAATCGCTGGCCGGAATCGGACGAAGCGGTGCAGGCATATTATATGCGCGGTTTCTGCCGGTATCTGCAGGGCGATATGGATGAGGCGGTGAAAATCTGTCAGCGTTTTATTGAAACATATCCCGACTCCGCCTGGAATCCGGAGGTGGTTTTCTGGCTTGGCGAGCATTATTACAACCGCGGTGATTATGAAAAAGCGGAACAGCAGTTTCTGGAAATTGCCGAACGGTTTCCGGAGCATGATCTTGCCGACGAAGCGCTGTTCTGGAGCGGCAGCGCACTGATGCACCGCCGGCATTTCCTGGATGCATTTAATATGTATGGAAGGCTGGTGCGCACCGCGCCGGCAAGTCCGCTGATACAAAATACGCGCTTTGCACAGGGTGAAGCGTTAACGGCGCTCGGTGAATTTGCGCGTGCAATTCTGGCGTATGAAGAAGCGGTGCGGATATCGCCGGACAGCGAAATGGCTGTTCGTGCGCGCGGCCGGCGCGCCGATTGTCTTTACACCCTCGCCGCGGCCGATCCAGCCCGGTATGCGGAAGCGATCACCGCCTATCAGTCGCTTGCAAAACGCCCGGCGCTGCCGCTTGCGCTGCAACTTCAAACACTTTATAAAATTGCGCGAAGTGAAGAAAAATCCGGCCAAAACGAACGCGCTCTGGAATATTATCTCACAGCAGTAAATTCCGGCGCAGTGCAAACCGAGCCCATGCCGGCGGATGCGGCCTTCTGGTTTGCGCGGGCAGCCTTTTGCGCTGCCGGGCAGCCGCCGCCGGATGAAGCGGTAAAAATTTATCAGCAGGTAACGGCCGCCGGCGTGCCGGCGCAAGAGGAGGCACAGCGTCAGCTTGAAGAGCGGAAGGCCGGAAAATTGGAATAA
- the tatA gene encoding twin-arginine translocase TatA/TatE family subunit, producing the protein MIALIPGMSGVPEILLIVFVILLLFGSKKLPELARSLGKSLNEFKRGQNEPDKKIEKKAELADEEHSETLNKDQN; encoded by the coding sequence ATGATCGCACTGATCCCCGGCATGTCCGGCGTTCCGGAAATACTGCTGATTGTTTTTGTCATCCTCCTGCTTTTCGGCAGCAAAAAACTGCCGGAACTCGCCCGGTCACTCGGCAAAAGTCTGAATGAATTTAAACGCGGACAAAATGAGCCGGATAAAAAAATTGAAAAAAAAGCTGAACTGGCCGACGAAGAGCATTCTGAAACACTAAACAAAGACCAGAATTAA
- a CDS encoding KpsF/GutQ family sugar-phosphate isomerase gives MDLQKRAREVMDIEIAGMRKVRDQIDGRFDTAVEWILAALNAGGKTVVTGVGKNFHIGQKIAATLTSTGTPAVLLHPIEAMHGDFGIVGDNDVILALSYSGASDELIALLPALKRRSVKIIALTGDPASPLGMQSDLVLTVKVDCEACPFGMAPTASTTVTLALGDALAIVLLESRGFKKEDYAKLHPGGAIGRTLLLKVADVMRTGDRLAMVTSGATVKDAMLAMTGARAGCVAVVDADEKLIGIFTDSDLRRHMLNTPDITGTEIDAVMTRNPVSLHAGQLAINILKIFEDKNIDDLIVVDEANRVVGAVDIQDLPKLKIL, from the coding sequence ATGGATCTACAGAAACGTGCACGCGAAGTCATGGATATTGAAATTGCCGGAATGCGGAAAGTCCGCGATCAGATTGACGGGCGGTTTGATACGGCGGTGGAGTGGATTCTGGCAGCGCTGAACGCCGGCGGCAAAACGGTGGTGACGGGCGTCGGCAAAAATTTTCACATTGGACAGAAAATCGCGGCAACGCTGACGAGCACCGGCACGCCGGCGGTACTGCTGCATCCCATCGAAGCCATGCACGGCGATTTCGGGATTGTCGGTGACAACGATGTGATTCTGGCGTTGAGCTACAGCGGTGCATCCGATGAACTGATTGCACTGCTGCCGGCGCTCAAACGGCGCAGCGTAAAAATTATTGCTCTCACCGGCGATCCAGCGAGCCCGCTCGGCATGCAGAGCGATCTGGTTCTGACGGTAAAAGTCGATTGCGAAGCGTGTCCGTTCGGCATGGCGCCGACCGCCAGCACAACGGTGACGCTTGCCCTGGGCGACGCTCTGGCCATTGTCCTGCTCGAATCGCGCGGCTTTAAAAAAGAGGATTATGCCAAGCTGCACCCCGGCGGCGCAATCGGCCGCACGCTGCTGCTGAAAGTTGCGGATGTCATGCGCACCGGCGACCGGCTCGCGATGGTCACATCCGGTGCAACCGTGAAGGACGCCATGCTGGCGATGACCGGCGCGCGCGCCGGCTGCGTTGCTGTGGTGGATGCGGATGAAAAGCTGATTGGAATTTTCACCGACAGCGATTTGCGCCGGCACATGCTCAACACGCCGGATATTACCGGCACGGAAATTGATGCCGTAATGACACGCAATCCGGTCTCTCTGCACGCCGGTCAGCTGGCGATTAATATTCTGAAAATCTTCGAAGACAAAAATATTGACGACCTGATTGTGGTTGATGAAGCCAACCGCGTCGTCGGCGCTGTCGATATTCAGGATCTGCCGAAGCTGAAAATTTTGTAG